One Frankia alni ACN14a DNA window includes the following coding sequences:
- a CDS encoding alpha/beta fold hydrolase, with protein MSSPETTPRAAGSTAATGSTGPEPAAVAGHARVTSPAGGDGFRSSWAQLDGPVHVVDFGGPSDGPLLLCVHGLGGSYLNWLPLAPLLTTTHRVMAVDLAGHGRTPAAGRRTDVVANQGLLDRFLAEVLDTPPVLVGNSMGGMISVMQAARRPDSVAGLILVDPALPRPRGVRPDPEIARIFAGLFVPRLGAAVLARRRTRFTPRELVDQSLLRLTADPSAIPEAALASMERAQRERGGLPDADQAFVGAARSVVWSLLRPAPLAHMVRTVPQPTLLLHGSADRLIPVAVARNVAAQRPDWRVEILDGLGHVPMLEAAELTAELMTDWLGHEGRAAAERARRPASPAAPALAPLPAVGS; from the coding sequence ATGAGCAGCCCCGAGACGACCCCGCGTGCCGCCGGATCGACCGCAGCCACCGGCTCCACCGGTCCGGAGCCGGCCGCCGTCGCGGGGCACGCCCGCGTCACGTCACCGGCCGGCGGCGACGGTTTCCGGTCGTCCTGGGCCCAGCTCGACGGGCCGGTGCACGTCGTCGACTTCGGCGGCCCGTCGGACGGCCCGCTGCTGCTGTGCGTGCACGGCCTTGGCGGTTCCTATCTGAACTGGCTGCCCCTCGCCCCGCTGCTCACCACCACCCACCGGGTGATGGCCGTCGACCTGGCCGGTCACGGCCGCACCCCGGCCGCCGGCAGGCGCACCGACGTCGTGGCCAACCAGGGCCTGCTCGACCGGTTCCTCGCCGAGGTCCTCGACACCCCGCCCGTCCTCGTCGGCAACTCGATGGGCGGCATGATCAGCGTGATGCAGGCCGCCCGGCGCCCCGACTCGGTCGCCGGCCTGATCCTCGTCGACCCGGCGCTGCCCCGCCCGCGCGGCGTGCGTCCCGATCCGGAGATCGCCCGCATCTTCGCCGGCCTGTTCGTCCCCCGCCTCGGCGCCGCGGTCCTCGCCCGCCGGCGGACCCGTTTCACCCCCCGTGAACTCGTCGACCAGAGCCTGCTGCGGCTCACCGCCGACCCGAGCGCCATCCCCGAGGCGGCGCTGGCGTCGATGGAACGCGCCCAGCGGGAACGCGGCGGGCTGCCCGACGCCGACCAGGCGTTCGTGGGCGCGGCCCGCTCGGTGGTCTGGTCGCTGCTGCGCCCGGCGCCGCTGGCGCACATGGTCCGCACCGTCCCCCAGCCGACGCTGTTGCTGCACGGCTCCGCCGACCGGCTGATCCCGGTGGCGGTGGCCCGCAACGTCGCCGCGCAGCGGCCCGACTGGCGGGTGGAGATCCTCGACGGCCTCGGCCACGTGCCGATGCTCGAGGCCGCGGAGCTGACCGCCGAGCTCATGACGGACTGGCTGGGTCACGAGGGCCGCGCGGCGGCCGAACGCGCCCGCCGTCCCGCCAGCCCGGCGGCCCCGGCCCTGGCTCCGCTGCCGGCGGTGGGGAGCTGA
- a CDS encoding pyridoxal phosphate-dependent decarboxylase family protein has protein sequence MALDPGEAIDPGEAIDPGEAIDPGEAIDPGEALRAALRAAAGHADAWLAGLAGRPVRPAHSAAEVLARLDGRLPAGPSDPVAVVDALVEAVGGGLTATGSPRFFGYVVGGTLPAALAADLLAVVWDQNAALASLSPAASAAETVAGRWVAELLGLPAGVSVGFTTGTQMAHVTALAAARQRVLADAGWDVAADGLTGAPPVRVLAGADRHATVDAALRLLGFGTRAIVEVASDRLGRMRPDALRAALATPDDRGDLAGPAQARSPGRRPTIVIAQAGEINTGAFDPLAEICALAHAHGAWVHVDGAFGLWAAVSASPARRALVAGAELADSWATDGHKWLNVPYDCGIALVADRAAHRRAMSASADYFVLDAAGQLDPVDWTPEFSRRARALAVYAALRSLGRAGLRDLVDRCCDLADHAATRLAALPGVTVLNATGDPAHPGPLVALNQVLLRMDDTDAAGSRGAAARGDQLTRQVTAAVTAGGEAYVTGTVWRGRAAMRLSVVNWATTRREIDRAIAAITAAIAAARPRGADPHPSGVPS, from the coding sequence GTGGCGCTCGACCCCGGCGAGGCGATCGACCCCGGCGAGGCGATCGACCCCGGCGAGGCGATCGACCCCGGCGAGGCGATCGACCCCGGCGAGGCGTTGCGGGCCGCGCTGCGCGCCGCCGCCGGCCACGCCGACGCCTGGCTCGCCGGCCTCGCCGGGCGCCCGGTGCGCCCGGCGCACAGCGCCGCCGAGGTCCTGGCCCGGCTCGACGGCCGGCTGCCGGCGGGCCCCAGCGACCCGGTGGCCGTCGTCGACGCGCTCGTCGAGGCGGTGGGGGGCGGGCTGACCGCCACCGGCTCACCCCGGTTCTTCGGCTACGTCGTCGGCGGCACCCTGCCGGCCGCGCTCGCTGCGGACCTGCTCGCCGTCGTCTGGGACCAGAACGCGGCGCTGGCGTCGCTGTCGCCCGCGGCCAGCGCCGCCGAGACCGTCGCCGGCCGATGGGTCGCCGAGCTGCTGGGCCTGCCCGCGGGCGTGTCCGTCGGCTTCACCACCGGCACCCAGATGGCCCACGTGACCGCGCTCGCCGCCGCCCGCCAGCGGGTGCTCGCCGACGCCGGCTGGGACGTCGCCGCCGACGGTCTGACCGGGGCGCCGCCGGTGCGCGTGCTCGCCGGCGCGGACCGGCACGCCACCGTCGACGCCGCGCTGCGCCTGCTCGGCTTCGGCACCCGCGCGATCGTCGAGGTGGCATCCGACCGGCTCGGCCGGATGCGCCCCGATGCCCTGCGCGCCGCCCTCGCCACCCCCGACGACCGCGGGGACCTCGCGGGTCCCGCGCAGGCGCGCTCTCCCGGCCGGCGGCCGACGATCGTCATCGCCCAGGCGGGGGAGATCAACACCGGCGCGTTCGACCCGCTCGCCGAGATCTGCGCGCTCGCCCACGCCCACGGCGCCTGGGTGCACGTCGACGGCGCGTTCGGCCTGTGGGCGGCGGTGTCGGCGTCGCCGGCGCGCCGGGCCCTCGTCGCGGGCGCCGAGCTCGCCGACTCCTGGGCGACCGACGGCCACAAGTGGCTCAACGTCCCCTACGACTGCGGGATCGCCCTCGTCGCCGACCGGGCAGCCCACCGACGGGCGATGTCGGCGTCGGCGGACTACTTCGTCCTCGACGCCGCGGGGCAGCTCGACCCGGTGGACTGGACCCCGGAGTTCAGCCGGCGGGCCCGCGCCCTCGCCGTCTACGCGGCGCTGCGCTCCCTGGGCCGCGCGGGCCTGCGCGACCTCGTCGACCGGTGCTGCGACCTCGCCGACCACGCCGCCACCCGGCTCGCCGCCCTACCGGGCGTGACGGTGCTCAACGCGACCGGTGACCCCGCCCACCCGGGCCCCCTCGTCGCCCTCAACCAGGTCCTCCTCCGGATGGACGACACCGACGCCGCGGGCAGCCGGGGGGCGGCCGCCCGCGGCGACCAGCTGACCCGCCAGGTCACCGCGGCGGTGACGGCGGGCGGCGAGGCCTACGTGACCGGCACGGTGTGGCGGGGCCGCGCGGCGATGCGCCTGTCGGTGGTCAACTGGGCGACGACCCGGCGGGAGATCGACCGGGCGATCGCGGCGATCACCGCCGCGATCGCGGCCGCGCGGCCCCGCGGTGCCGATCCGCACCCCAGCGGTGTCCCTTCGTGA